Below is a genomic region from Pseudomonas extremaustralis.
CCGCTGATGGCAAGGCCTTGAGCGACAAGCTGGCGATGACCAAGGAACAGCTCGACACCACCCGTCGTGACAACGAAGAGTTGAAAAGTCGCGCGGCGGACCTGCAGAGCCAGCTGGACAAGCTGCAAAAACTGATTCAACTGAAAAACGATCAGTTGGCCCGTTTGCAAGCCGAAAAAAGCGCGCCTGCCCCTCAAGCGACGGCGGCGATGCCCGCTCAATTGGTCGGCGAGCCGGCAGCCAGTCCCACCGCGCCTGCTCCTGCGCCGACTGCGCCCGAGCCGATCAAGCCGGATGCCACGCCCGCCACCACTGAAGGCAAATTCAACGACCTGCTGACCAACCCGATCGTGCTGGGCGTGATCGGCGGCGCGGCAGGCCTGCTGGTGTTATTGCTTCTGTTGCTGTGGGCGCGTCATCGCAATGCCCGTCGCGCGGAAGAAAAACACTTGCGTATGGCGCGAGCCTTGGCTGAAGAGCCGGTATTCACCTCGAATATCGATCAAGACCTGCCACCGGATAGCTTCGAAGGCCTCGAAGTACCGCCACCGAACGTCAAGCTGGCGGCTGCGCCCGCACCCGCTCCAGCGCCTGAGCCGGCTGTGGCGGCTGTGGCGGCGCCGAGCGTCGCCTCCGTACTCGCGCCGCCGGCTGCGGCCGTAGTCCCGCAAAGCGCCAACGATGCGCTTGCACAAGCCCAGTCCCATATTGATCGTGGCCACTTGAACCAGGCTGCCGACGTGCTGGAGCAGGCGATCAAGCACGAGCCCGCGCGCAGCGACCTGCGTTTGAAACTGATGGAGGTCTACGGCCTGCAAAGTGACAAGGACGGCTTCGTCACCCAGGAGCGTCAGTTGGTGGCCAACGGTGAAAACCATGCCCAGGTCGAGCAGCTCAAGAGCCGCTTCCCGGCCATGGCCGTACTGGCGGCAGGTGTCAGTGCCGCTGTCGCCGCTGCTGCCCTTGACGCGCAGTACGTCAAGAATCTGATGGAAGACAAGCCCGCTGCGCCTGAGCCGGAAGCCTTTGACACCGATTTCGATCTGAGCCTGGACGAGTTGGAGGCGGCTTCTCCGGCCGAAATCAAGGGCGACCAGCAGACGTTCGAATCGCTGCTTCAACAGCAGACCGAAGCCAAGGCCAGTGCGGATGACTTGTCGGACTTCGACCTGGACCTGCAGCTGGATGCCCCGGCGTCGACGCAATCGGACGAAGACTTCCTCTCGGGCCTTGAAGATCCGGTGAAAGATGTGCCCGCCGTCGAGCCGCCGACCCTGACCCCTGCGGCGCTGGACGACTTCGATCTGCCGGAAGATTTCGACCTGTCCCTGGCGGATGAGCCCGAAGCCGCCAAGCCTGACGCTTTTGCATCGGAGCTGGGCGACGTCAACGCCGAGCTGGACCGTCTTTCCCAGAGCCTGGAAAGTCCTTCCATCGAACCCTCCTTTACCGCTGAAGACGCGGCGCTGGGAGGGGATGAGCCGGAGTTCGACTTTCTGTCCGGCACCGACGAAGTGGCGATCAAGCTCGATCTGGCCCAGGCCTACATCGATATGGGCGATGCCGACGGTGCGCGGGACATTCTCACCGAAGTGCTGACCGAAGGGAGTGAAGTGCAGCGTGGCGAGGCCAAGGAAATGTTGAGCCGCTTGGCTTAATCGTTCATCGTGAACATGGCGGCGACCTTCGGGTCGCCGTTTTGCTTTACGCACAGCAAACCATGGCGTCCGGGGCTCGCCGCCTTATAATGGCCGCCTTCGCGCAACTCATCAGGCTCTCAGTTCTTGGCAAATATAGATAACCCGGCTGCCGAAATGGCCGCTGCAGGCTTTTACCGCATCGCCCTGGGCGTGGAATACAAAGGTTCGCGCTATCGCGGCTGGCAGCGCCAGGCGTCGGGTGTGCTGACGGTACAGGAAACCCTGGAGAACGCCCTGTCGAAAGTCGCTGACTCACCCGTGTCTTTGATGTGTGCCGGGCGTACCGATGCCGGTGTGCACGCGTGTGGCCAGGTGGTGCACTTCGATACCCAGGCCGAACGTTCGATGAAAGCCTGGGTGATGGGCGCCAATATCAATTTGCCCCATGACGTCAGTGTCAGTTGGGCCAAGGTCATGCCTGCGCACTTTCATGCACGCTTCAAGGCCATCGCGCGGCGTTATCGCTATGTGATCTATAACGATCAGATCCGTCCGGCGCATCTCAACGAAGAGATCACTTGGAACCACCGCCCGCTGGATGCCGAGCGCATGGCCGAGGCCGCGCAATATCTGGTGGGTGTGCATGATTTCAGCGCCTTCCGGGCGGGGCAGTGTCAGGCCAAGTCGCCGATCAAGGAAGTCCACCACTTGCGGGTGACCCGTCACGGCAAGATGATTGTGTTGGATATCCGCGCCGGAGCGTTCCTGCACCATATGGTGCGCAACATTGCCGGCGTGTTGATGACCATCGGCACCGGCGAGCGTCCGGTGGAATGGGCCAAGGAAGTGTTGGAGAGCCGCATTCGTCGCACTGGCGGGGTGACGGCTCATCCGTTTGGCCTGTACCTGGTGGATGTGGAGTACCGCGACGAGTTCGAACTGCCGGATCGTTTCATCGGGCCTCACTTCCTCACCGGTTTCAGCGAACTTGGCGGCTGACGCCCGGAAAAGCTTTTGTTACCATCCGGGACTTTCTCGGTTCAACCCCTGAGGTTTCTACGATATGTCAGCCGTTCGCAGCAAGATTTGCGGGATTACCCGCATAGAAGACGCGCTGGCGGCGGTCGAGGCGGGGGCTGACGCCATCGGTTTGGTGTTTTATGCCAAAAGCCCGAGGGCGGTGAATGTGATGCAGGCACGGGCGATCATCGCCGCGTTGCCGCCGTTCGTGACCACTGTGGGCTTGTTCGTCAACGCCAGCCGTTGCGAACTCAACGAAACCCTGGATGCCGTACAGCTGGATCTGCTGCAGTTTCATGGCGACGAAACCCCAGATGAGTGTGAAAGCTACCAGCGCCCGTACATCAAGGCGCTGCGGGTCAAGGCCGGGGATGATATCGCTGGCGCCTGCCATGCTTATGGCAGCGCACGCGGCATTCTGTTGGATACCTACGTCGAAGGCGTACCTGGCGGGACGGGCGAAGCCTTCGATTGGTCGCTGATCCCTGCGGGGCTGAGCAAGCCGATCATCCTGGCCGGTGGGCTCAACGCCGCGAACGTTGCGGCGGCGATCGAACAGGTTCGACCGTATGCGGTGGATGTCAGCGGCGGGGTAGAGCAGGGCAAGGGCATCAAGGATCACAGCAAGATTCGCGCATTTATGCAGGCCGTGCGCAACAGCAGTGGCGGGATGTGACGGCGGGCAGTCTGCCGCCGTCCATAACTACCACTGTGTAAAACAGCCCGGCGCCGCCTGTGGGTGGCCCGGAAACGAAGTGGCAACCCTGCGCAGCAGGTTGTCTGGAAGGCTGAGGAGGCATGCGGGAAATGGCCGGTCGAACGTCTGACCCCGTCCAGCATGCGTCATCGCCACATATGAATTTGAATTTAGCTCAAGGGCATACGCGGGGCTGTGTTCAAGCCACCGGTACTGGAGAAAGAAAGCATGAGCAACTGGTTAGTAGACAAACTGATCCCTTCGATCATGCGTTCCGAGGTGAAAAAAAGCTCGGTTCCTGAAGGTCTGTGGCACAAGTGCCCATCCTGCGATGCGGTGCTGTACCGCCCAGAGCTGGAAAAGACCCTGGACGTTTGCCCCAAGTGCAACCACCACATGCGTATCGGTGCCCGCGCCCGTATCGACATCTTCCTCGACGCCGAAGGCCGCAACGAGCTGGGTGCCGACCTGGAGCCGGTTGACCGTCTCAAGTTTCGCGATGGCAAGAAGTACAAGGATCGCCTGACCGCTGCGCAGAAACAGACCGGTGAGAAAGACGCGCTGATCTCCGTCAGCGGCAAGCTGCTGGGCATGCCTGTGGTGGTCTCGGCGTTCGAGTTCTCCTTCATGGGTGGTTCCATGGGTGCCATCGTCGGTGAGCGCTTTGTGCGCGCTGCCAACTACGCCCTGGAAAACCGTTGCCCGATGATCTGCTTCGCCGCCTCCGGTGGTGCGCGCATGCAGGAAGCCCTGATTTCCCTGATGCAAATGGCCAAGACCTCCGCGGTTCTGGCGCGTCTGCGCGAAGAGGGTATCCCGTTCATTTCCGTGCTGACCGACCCGGTCTATGGCGGCGTTTCCGCCAGCCTGGCAATGCTGGGTGACGTGATCGTCGGCGAGCCGAAAGCCCTGATCGGTTTTGCCGGCCCGCGTGTGATCGAGCAAACCGTGCGCGAAAAACTGCCGGAGGGCTTCCAGCGCAGCGAGTTCCTGCTGGAGCACGGCGCGATCGATTTGATCATCCCGCGCGGCGAGTTGCGCCCGCGCCTGGGTAAACTGCTGGCGCAAATGATGGGTCTGCCGACGCCGGCATATGTCGCGCCTAGCGTCGAGCCGATCGTGGTGCCGCCGGTGCCTGCAAACCTATGACCCAACGGACCCTGGGCGAATGGCTCGCCTACCTTGAGCAGTTGCATCCGTCCGCCATCGACATGGGCCTGGAGCGCTCGCAACAGGTAGCGGCCCGCCTTGGGTTGGGGCGTCCGGCACCCCGTGTGATCACGGTGACCGGCACCAACGGCAAAGGCTCGACCTGCGCCTTTGTCGCTGCGCTGCTGCAAGCCCAAGGGCTGGCAGTGGGTGTGTACAGCTCGCCGCACCTGCTGCGCTATAACGAGCGGGTGCAGCTCAATGGCGTGGAAGCCACTGACGAGCAACTCTGTGAAGCGTTCGCGGCCCTCGATGCGGGGCGCGGCGACATTTCCCTGACTTACTTCGAAATGGGTACGCTGGCTGCCTTCTGGCTGTTCGAGCGTGCACAGCTGGATGTGGTCGTTCTGGAAGTCGGCCTGGGCGGTCGCCTGGACACGGTCAACGTGGTGGATGCCGACCTGGCGCTGGTTACCAGCATTGGTGTCGATCATGCCGACTACCTGGGCAATACCCGCGAGTCCGTGGCCTATGAAAAGGCCGGGATCTTCCGTCAGGGCAAGCCCGCGCTGTGCGGTGACGTGAATCCGCCGCAACCGCTGCTGGACAAGGTGCGTGAGCTGGAGTGTCCGTTTTTTCTGCGTGGCCGCGAATTCAATCTCGAGATCGGTGAGCGCAACTGGCAATGGCACGGACGCGATGCGCGCGGCCAGGCTGTCGCGCTGCATGACCTGCCGCTGTTGAACCTGCCAATGGAGAATGCCGCGCTTGCGCTGCAAGCCTATCTGTTGCTGGATCTGCCGTGGAATGCCGAGCAGATCGCTGCGACATTGCTGGCGACCCGTGTTGTGGGGCGCCTTGATCGTCGTGAATTCGACTGGCACGGTAAGCGTTTGAGCCTGCTGTTGGATGTGGGCCACAACCCCCATGCGGCCGAATACCTGGCGCGACGCCTGTCGCGTACGCCGCCTGTCGGGCGCCGCCTTGCCGTATTCGGTTTGCTGGCCGATAAGGATCTGGATGGCGTGGTTGCGCCGTTATTGGGCTGTGTCCAGGCTTGGGCGGTAGCGCCGCTGCAGACGCCGCGCAGTCGTCCGGCTGCCGAACTGGCGTCGGCATTGCAGAGCCTTGGTGCGTCGGTGACGTCGTATGCAAGCGTCACGGCGGCCCTGGAGGCTCAGTGTGCGGTCGCTACGGCGGAGGACGAGATTCTGTTGTTCGGATCATTTTATTGTGTTGCCGAGGCGCTCGAGTGGTTGGCCCGGCGCTCCACGGAGGAAGCTGCACATGGCATTACTGGATAGCGCATACAAGCAGCGAATGGTTGGAGCCCTGGTTCTGGTGGCATTGGCGGTGATTTTTCTGCCGATGCTGTTTTCCCGCCAGGACGAACAGCGCCAGGTGGTGGTCGAGGCGCCCGCAGCGCCCCAGGCGCCGGCAGTACCACAGGTGCAGGTTGAGCCGGTAGTGGTGCCTGAGCCCCAGGCGTTGCCGGAAGAAGAGCCTGTGCCTGGCGATGATGAAGTGGCTGCGCAACAGGCGCCTTCGAAGCCTGTGCAGCCGAGTGTACCGGTGGTCAAGCCGGCTCCCGCTGCGCCTGCCGTTGCCGCAAAACCCGCTGCGTCGGCGCCTGCGCCCAAGCCTGTCGCGCCACAACCTGCCGCACCGGGCAAGCCGGACGTGGGCCAGAGTCGCATCGATCCCAATGGTCTGCCGATCAGTTGGTCGATCCAGTTGGCCAGCCTGGCGAGCCGTGAAAGTGCCGATGCATTGCAGAAAAAGCTGCGGACCCAGGGTTATAACGCCTATATCCGCAGTGCAGATGGCAAGAACCGGGTATTTATCGGGCCGCTGATCGAGCGTGCCGAGGCTGACCGTCTGCGGGATTTGCTGGATCGCCAGCAGAACCTGAAGGGCTTCGTCACCCGTTTCCAGCCTGAGCGCGGCTGACGGGGCGTGGTGCCGAGCGGGTGCAAATCCTCTCGGCACAGATACATCGATCATTTCTATCGTATTGATTTGCAAAGCGCTGCCAATCACCGCTTACCGACAGC
It encodes:
- a CDS encoding SPOR domain-containing protein, whose product is MALLDSAYKQRMVGALVLVALAVIFLPMLFSRQDEQRQVVVEAPAAPQAPAVPQVQVEPVVVPEPQALPEEEPVPGDDEVAAQQAPSKPVQPSVPVVKPAPAAPAVAAKPAASAPAPKPVAPQPAAPGKPDVGQSRIDPNGLPISWSIQLASLASRESADALQKKLRTQGYNAYIRSADGKNRVFIGPLIERAEADRLRDLLDRQQNLKGFVTRFQPERG
- the accD gene encoding acetyl-CoA carboxylase, carboxyltransferase subunit beta gives rise to the protein MSNWLVDKLIPSIMRSEVKKSSVPEGLWHKCPSCDAVLYRPELEKTLDVCPKCNHHMRIGARARIDIFLDAEGRNELGADLEPVDRLKFRDGKKYKDRLTAAQKQTGEKDALISVSGKLLGMPVVVSAFEFSFMGGSMGAIVGERFVRAANYALENRCPMICFAASGGARMQEALISLMQMAKTSAVLARLREEGIPFISVLTDPVYGGVSASLAMLGDVIVGEPKALIGFAGPRVIEQTVREKLPEGFQRSEFLLEHGAIDLIIPRGELRPRLGKLLAQMMGLPTPAYVAPSVEPIVVPPVPANL
- a CDS encoding phosphoribosylanthranilate isomerase; this translates as MSAVRSKICGITRIEDALAAVEAGADAIGLVFYAKSPRAVNVMQARAIIAALPPFVTTVGLFVNASRCELNETLDAVQLDLLQFHGDETPDECESYQRPYIKALRVKAGDDIAGACHAYGSARGILLDTYVEGVPGGTGEAFDWSLIPAGLSKPIILAGGLNAANVAAAIEQVRPYAVDVSGGVEQGKGIKDHSKIRAFMQAVRNSSGGM
- the truA gene encoding tRNA pseudouridine(38-40) synthase TruA, giving the protein MAAAGFYRIALGVEYKGSRYRGWQRQASGVLTVQETLENALSKVADSPVSLMCAGRTDAGVHACGQVVHFDTQAERSMKAWVMGANINLPHDVSVSWAKVMPAHFHARFKAIARRYRYVIYNDQIRPAHLNEEITWNHRPLDAERMAEAAQYLVGVHDFSAFRAGQCQAKSPIKEVHHLRVTRHGKMIVLDIRAGAFLHHMVRNIAGVLMTIGTGERPVEWAKEVLESRIRRTGGVTAHPFGLYLVDVEYRDEFELPDRFIGPHFLTGFSELGG
- a CDS encoding FimV/HubP family polar landmark protein; its protein translation is MVQVRKLVLAIAAASALSSGMAQALQLGEMTLKSKLNQPLSVEIELLDVGGLTAAEITPSLASSQAFVDAGVDRQAFLNDLTFTPVVNPNGRSVVRVTSSKPLPESYVRFLLQVQWPNGRLMRDYSVLLDPSKFDSSAPAAVAPRLAAPASTTPSATAPTVSKPAQYTTTSRDTLWEIAAKNRNGASVQQTMLAIQALNPDAFIDGNINRLKTGHVLRLPDTIQSTALSQPKAIAEVSAQNTAWRQGRRAATKQATGKQQLDATKRTRAGNAPVSTNGQDNLSLVSGDAARKGSKGKAADGKALSDKLAMTKEQLDTTRRDNEELKSRAADLQSQLDKLQKLIQLKNDQLARLQAEKSAPAPQATAAMPAQLVGEPAASPTAPAPAPTAPEPIKPDATPATTEGKFNDLLTNPIVLGVIGGAAGLLVLLLLLLWARHRNARRAEEKHLRMARALAEEPVFTSNIDQDLPPDSFEGLEVPPPNVKLAAAPAPAPAPEPAVAAVAAPSVASVLAPPAAAVVPQSANDALAQAQSHIDRGHLNQAADVLEQAIKHEPARSDLRLKLMEVYGLQSDKDGFVTQERQLVANGENHAQVEQLKSRFPAMAVLAAGVSAAVAAAALDAQYVKNLMEDKPAAPEPEAFDTDFDLSLDELEAASPAEIKGDQQTFESLLQQQTEAKASADDLSDFDLDLQLDAPASTQSDEDFLSGLEDPVKDVPAVEPPTLTPAALDDFDLPEDFDLSLADEPEAAKPDAFASELGDVNAELDRLSQSLESPSIEPSFTAEDAALGGDEPEFDFLSGTDEVAIKLDLAQAYIDMGDADGARDILTEVLTEGSEVQRGEAKEMLSRLA
- the folC gene encoding bifunctional tetrahydrofolate synthase/dihydrofolate synthase produces the protein MTQRTLGEWLAYLEQLHPSAIDMGLERSQQVAARLGLGRPAPRVITVTGTNGKGSTCAFVAALLQAQGLAVGVYSSPHLLRYNERVQLNGVEATDEQLCEAFAALDAGRGDISLTYFEMGTLAAFWLFERAQLDVVVLEVGLGGRLDTVNVVDADLALVTSIGVDHADYLGNTRESVAYEKAGIFRQGKPALCGDVNPPQPLLDKVRELECPFFLRGREFNLEIGERNWQWHGRDARGQAVALHDLPLLNLPMENAALALQAYLLLDLPWNAEQIAATLLATRVVGRLDRREFDWHGKRLSLLLDVGHNPHAAEYLARRLSRTPPVGRRLAVFGLLADKDLDGVVAPLLGCVQAWAVAPLQTPRSRPAAELASALQSLGASVTSYASVTAALEAQCAVATAEDEILLFGSFYCVAEALEWLARRSTEEAAHGITG